A DNA window from Campylobacter anatolicus contains the following coding sequences:
- a CDS encoding aryl-sulfate sulfotransferase, with amino-acid sequence MKIKFISFAVVSALALSGIFAFAAGGGSGPKTYRGVGKIGAVQMNPYKVAPLTAIIRNAGYTLTDIKVVVKAKKDGVDIAYDVSNQKALQHGGIPIWGLYPDYVNEVEVSYKRNGEAVKESYKIYAPNIAVYGSGTGQKQSLPNAVITKDNPKYHNNIYLMNHLSSILPNAAQVTWNNPIGGALEWDYESYVWAVDGKGDIRWFLKTDEFRDPDNIKKKGNMMGFDQTANGDIIWGQSQMMNRYDLMGRKIFQRELPKSYIDFSHHMEETSKGTFLLRVASADYKRVDGKNVRSVRDVIIELDANGNVIDEWKIMDILDPYRDVNLLALDQGAVCLNVDASKAGQTASKEEMEDEKASFGDVTGVGVGRNWAHINSVNYDAHDDSIILSVRNQSAVVKITRDKKVKWILASKEGWTGELAKKVLTPIDSKGNKIDCGASGSKCPGYENEKGGFDYTWTQHTAYKVNEKSKGDKVHISVFDNGDSRGMEQPAMINMKYSRAVEYVVDEKNMTVEQVWEYGKQRGFEWYSPITSVTEYIPSRNTMFIYSATAGLGDVAAFRAGKAQLTPYLEEIKYGTQEVEFEMKFVNSNTIGYRSLPIDIQKTFK; translated from the coding sequence ATGAAAATTAAATTTATCTCATTTGCAGTTGTGTCAGCTTTGGCACTTAGTGGCATTTTTGCATTTGCAGCTGGTGGCGGAAGCGGTCCTAAGACTTATCGTGGCGTTGGCAAGATAGGTGCTGTGCAGATGAACCCATATAAGGTAGCTCCATTAACTGCAATTATAAGAAATGCAGGATACACACTAACTGACATAAAAGTCGTAGTAAAAGCCAAGAAAGATGGTGTCGATATAGCCTACGATGTATCAAATCAAAAAGCACTTCAACACGGTGGTATCCCGATATGGGGACTATACCCTGATTATGTCAATGAAGTTGAAGTAAGTTATAAAAGAAATGGCGAAGCGGTTAAGGAAAGCTATAAAATTTATGCTCCAAATATCGCTGTATATGGCTCTGGAACAGGTCAAAAGCAAAGTCTACCAAATGCTGTTATCACAAAAGATAATCCAAAATACCACAATAATATCTATCTAATGAACCACTTAAGCTCTATTTTACCAAATGCAGCACAAGTAACGTGGAATAACCCTATAGGTGGTGCACTAGAGTGGGACTATGAGAGCTATGTTTGGGCAGTTGATGGCAAGGGCGATATAAGATGGTTTTTAAAAACAGATGAATTTAGAGATCCTGATAACATCAAGAAAAAGGGCAATATGATGGGCTTTGACCAAACAGCAAATGGTGACATAATATGGGGACAAAGCCAAATGATGAACCGCTATGATCTAATGGGACGTAAAATTTTCCAACGTGAACTACCAAAGAGTTACATAGACTTCTCTCATCATATGGAAGAGACTTCAAAGGGGACATTTTTATTGCGTGTTGCATCTGCTGATTATAAAAGAGTCGATGGTAAAAATGTCCGTAGTGTGCGTGATGTTATCATTGAACTTGACGCAAATGGCAACGTGATAGATGAATGGAAGATAATGGATATACTTGATCCATATAGAGATGTAAATTTGCTTGCACTTGATCAAGGTGCAGTGTGCCTAAACGTTGATGCAAGCAAGGCAGGTCAGACAGCAAGCAAAGAAGAGATGGAGGATGAGAAGGCTTCGTTTGGCGATGTAACTGGCGTTGGCGTAGGTCGTAACTGGGCTCACATAAACTCAGTAAATTATGACGCACATGATGATAGTATTATCCTTTCAGTTAGAAATCAAAGTGCCGTTGTAAAAATCACTCGTGATAAAAAAGTAAAATGGATACTTGCTAGCAAAGAGGGCTGGACTGGCGAACTAGCTAAAAAAGTACTAACTCCGATTGATAGTAAAGGTAACAAGATAGATTGCGGAGCAAGTGGATCAAAATGCCCTGGATATGAGAATGAAAAAGGTGGATTTGACTACACTTGGACGCAACACACCGCATATAAAGTCAATGAAAAATCAAAGGGCGATAAGGTGCATATAAGTGTGTTTGACAACGGCGATAGTCGTGGCATGGAACAACCTGCGATGATAAATATGAAATATAGCCGTGCAGTTGAATACGTAGTTGATGAGAAAAATATGACTGTCGAGCAAGTTTGGGAATATGGTAAACAACGTGGTTTTGAATGGTATAGTCCTATCACATCAGTAACAGAATATATCCCTAGTCGCAATACAATGTTTATCTATTCAGCTACTGCTGGTCTTGGAGATGTTGCTGCTTTCCGTGCCGGTAAAGCTCAGCTTACACCATATTTAGAGGAGATAAAATACGGCACACAAGAGGTTGAATTTGAGATGAAATTTGTTAATTCAAATACAATCGGATACCGCTCATTGCCGATAGATATTCAAAAGACATTTAAATAA
- a CDS encoding aryl-sulfate sulfotransferase, translating into MKRMFLSVAVAGAIALLSPTALMAIGGASGSAIDYAIPGKLGEVVVNPYDTAPLTAVIKNGGYTVTNAKVTIVPKPGGQTISYVVNDKHIRTHGGIPVFGMYPDYQNTIEVEYTKSIGGTNPEKVKETYKIYAPAIYLESTGMPNQKGALFDKIEVVKAPSAKFANRLYYVNNFVNKTGKGTKVVWNNPTGGALEWNYTPNNFILDTKGEVRWYLEPSKIYDLKQPFNAGVMMGFKQNSDGAMTWGHGQRYVKYDIMGREIFDRELPAGYVDFSHSMDVMDNGHYLLRVANANLKRKDGKNVRTVRDVIVEVDRDGNAVDDWRLYEILDPYRDTTIKVLDQGAVCLNIDASKAGHTANTDELMAMDTLDKWGDIVGVGPGRNWAHVNSVDHDPSDDSIIISSRHQNAVIKIGRDKKIKWILGAHKGWKDQFKQYLLQPVDSKGNKIICEDDYSKCPGYTDEAKGEFDWQFTQHTAFRIDSKSKKGIVYLTVFDNGDSRGMEQPAIASMKYSRAVVYKVDEKAKTVEQIWEYGKERGREWYSSVTSLTQYQDDLDSVMVYSAVAGMQFDIATGRPVGLPSPHINEFEWGAKEPSIEIKMTNAMGYQAFPFSVEKAFTK; encoded by the coding sequence ATGAAAAGAATGTTTCTTTCGGTAGCAGTTGCTGGTGCAATCGCACTATTAAGCCCAACAGCTCTTATGGCTATCGGCGGAGCGAGTGGCTCAGCCATTGACTACGCTATCCCCGGTAAACTAGGCGAAGTAGTCGTCAATCCTTACGACACTGCACCATTAACAGCAGTTATTAAAAATGGCGGTTACACAGTTACAAATGCTAAAGTAACCATCGTTCCAAAACCGGGTGGTCAAACCATAAGCTACGTAGTAAATGACAAGCATATCCGCACACACGGTGGTATTCCGGTATTTGGTATGTATCCAGACTATCAAAACACCATTGAAGTTGAATACACAAAAAGTATAGGTGGAACAAATCCAGAAAAAGTAAAAGAGACATATAAAATTTATGCTCCAGCTATCTATCTAGAAAGCACCGGTATGCCTAATCAAAAAGGAGCACTTTTTGATAAAATTGAAGTTGTAAAAGCTCCAAGTGCCAAATTTGCAAATAGGCTTTATTATGTAAATAACTTTGTAAATAAAACAGGTAAAGGCACAAAAGTAGTATGGAATAACCCAACTGGCGGTGCTTTAGAGTGGAACTATACTCCAAATAACTTCATCCTTGATACAAAAGGCGAGGTCAGATGGTATCTGGAGCCAAGCAAAATATATGATCTAAAACAGCCATTTAACGCCGGTGTTATGATGGGCTTTAAACAAAACTCAGATGGTGCTATGACTTGGGGTCATGGACAAAGATATGTTAAATACGACATAATGGGACGCGAGATATTTGACAGAGAGCTACCGGCAGGTTATGTAGATTTCTCACACTCAATGGACGTTATGGATAACGGACACTACTTGCTTCGTGTTGCAAATGCTAACCTAAAGCGTAAAGATGGTAAAAATGTTCGCACGGTTCGCGACGTAATCGTTGAAGTTGACAGAGACGGTAATGCCGTAGATGATTGGAGATTGTATGAAATTTTAGATCCATACAGAGATACAACTATCAAAGTTTTAGATCAAGGTGCAGTTTGTTTAAATATCGATGCTAGTAAAGCAGGGCATACTGCAAATACAGATGAGCTAATGGCTATGGATACACTAGATAAATGGGGCGATATAGTCGGTGTTGGACCGGGCAGAAACTGGGCTCACGTAAATAGTGTAGATCACGACCCAAGCGATGATAGTATCATTATAAGCTCACGCCACCAAAATGCTGTTATCAAAATCGGACGTGATAAAAAGATCAAATGGATACTCGGTGCCCACAAAGGTTGGAAAGATCAATTTAAACAATATCTACTTCAACCAGTTGATAGCAAAGGTAACAAGATCATTTGTGAAGATGACTACTCAAAATGCCCAGGTTATACAGACGAAGCTAAGGGTGAGTTTGACTGGCAATTCACTCAGCACACGGCATTTAGAATCGATAGTAAATCTAAAAAAGGCATTGTATACCTAACAGTATTTGATAATGGCGACAGTCGTGGTATGGAACAACCTGCGATAGCGAGTATGAAATACTCTCGTGCAGTTGTGTATAAAGTAGATGAAAAAGCTAAAACTGTTGAGCAAATTTGGGAATATGGCAAAGAGCGTGGCAGAGAGTGGTATAGCTCAGTTACAAGCTTGACACAATACCAAGATGACTTAGATAGCGTTATGGTATATTCAGCTGTTGCTGGTATGCAGTTTGACATAGCAACAGGTAGACCAGTAGGTCTTCCTAGCCCACATATCAATGAATTTGAGTGGGGTGCAAAAGAGCCATCTATAGAGATTAAGATGACAAATGCTATGGGCTATCAAGCATTTCCATTTAGCGTAGAAAAAGCTTTCACTAAATAA
- a CDS encoding response regulator transcription factor, producing MTNETLKLLGNISVLIVEDDDIALETLYDGLSPYCKSVYIANDGYKGLEKFNKFNADIILADIHLPIMNGFEMMKQILKIKPSQNFIIITSYDTDINLLKSLQHGATLFLKKPLDIEELRTALITLTHKNENQIINISKNLSVNLAKEKIYHNGEEIYLTFSQNKLFWLLVYNLNSLVTYDMIEDFVYENEPVSKNTIQHAISRLKKYLNINIKNIFESGYMLNA from the coding sequence ATGACTAATGAGACATTAAAGCTTTTAGGAAACATTAGCGTTTTGATTGTAGAAGATGATGATATAGCGTTAGAGACTCTGTACGATGGGCTTAGTCCATATTGTAAGTCTGTATATATAGCAAACGATGGGTATAAAGGTTTAGAGAAGTTTAATAAATTTAATGCTGATATAATTCTTGCAGATATACACCTGCCAATTATGAATGGCTTTGAGATGATGAAACAAATTTTAAAGATAAAACCTAGTCAAAATTTTATAATTATCACATCATATGACACTGATATAAATTTGTTAAAAAGTTTGCAACATGGAGCAACATTATTTTTAAAAAAGCCTTTAGATATAGAAGAGCTTCGCACTGCGTTAATAACACTCACTCATAAAAATGAAAATCAAATAATTAATATTAGTAAAAATTTAAGTGTAAATTTAGCTAAAGAGAAGATATATCATAATGGCGAAGAAATTTATTTAACATTTTCTCAAAATAAGCTATTTTGGCTATTGGTGTATAATTTAAATAGTTTAGTAACATATGATATGATTGAAGATTTTGTTTATGAAAATGAGCCGGTAAGTAAAAATACTATACAACACGCAATTTCAAGATTAAAAAAATATCTTAATATAAATATAAAAAATATCTTTGAAAGTGGCTATATGCTAAATGCATAA
- a CDS encoding sensor histidine kinase: MKSINDNIKIYITIFIASVFVIMLGANAYMSAKNAMIELSNKNKISDSENIINMFSQWIDERLDSLVVASKLIERSGIVQDDESVQSFIRVLSEMSSEFDVVQFLVDGGGIWVNGDRVETKKSYSYISGLIWYVDTSTNLMPTVNFMPKHRMLEQGTLNFCVPNFYNGEFKAVLCGVVKAQSLFDNIKNFNLPSNSYSFIIANDGEILTPMSDEKLKQEIQKEFKEQFLKESITSINIGSNFISLAPIKHLNWYVGAGVDNKKESAHLLDRISKNAIILLLGFIALATFANLAHNFMYARINRRKNEYELLLVHKSRVGEIGELISGINHQIIQPINSLKLIISALIMLKRENRLTNEKLENMLLNGKKSISLLADTTEIFRNFYNTNENISEFSIRRSVENLLTLMHTELSYANTSVTLNDTKDKNVRQMQNIIQQILIVLIHNAKDALVEKFKDDIKQRHIFLNIKFFNDQCFIDVIENGVGVDKNVKIFSAPKTTKKFGSGLGLYFSKKLANEKIGGDILLINPKNPTIFRLKFKTNLKDVDD; the protein is encoded by the coding sequence ATGAAGAGCATAAACGATAATATAAAAATTTATATCACCATTTTTATAGCCAGTGTATTTGTCATAATGCTTGGTGCAAATGCTTACATGAGTGCTAAAAATGCAATGATAGAGCTGTCAAACAAAAATAAGATAAGTGATAGTGAAAATATCATAAATATGTTTAGTCAATGGATAGATGAGCGATTAGATTCGCTTGTTGTCGCTTCAAAGCTCATAGAGCGTTCTGGTATAGTGCAAGACGATGAGAGCGTGCAAAGCTTTATAAGAGTGCTGAGTGAGATGTCTAGTGAGTTTGATGTTGTGCAGTTTTTAGTAGATGGTGGCGGTATATGGGTTAACGGCGATAGAGTGGAAACTAAAAAGAGTTATTCGTATATATCGGGACTTATATGGTATGTTGATACTAGCACAAACCTAATGCCGACTGTGAATTTTATGCCAAAGCATAGGATGTTGGAGCAGGGGACTTTGAATTTTTGTGTTCCAAATTTTTACAATGGCGAGTTTAAAGCTGTTTTGTGTGGAGTTGTAAAGGCTCAAAGCTTGTTTGATAATATTAAAAACTTTAATTTACCATCAAACTCATACTCATTTATAATAGCAAATGATGGAGAGATTTTAACACCGATGAGCGATGAGAAGCTAAAACAAGAGATACAAAAGGAATTTAAAGAGCAGTTTTTAAAAGAGAGCATAACAAGTATAAATATAGGCTCAAATTTTATATCGCTTGCTCCGATAAAACACTTAAATTGGTATGTAGGAGCTGGTGTGGATAATAAAAAAGAGAGTGCCCATCTACTTGATCGTATCAGCAAAAATGCTATCATCTTGTTACTTGGATTTATAGCTTTGGCGACTTTTGCTAATCTCGCTCATAACTTTATGTATGCACGGATAAATCGGCGTAAAAACGAGTATGAGTTGCTTTTAGTGCATAAAAGTAGGGTGGGTGAGATAGGTGAGCTAATAAGTGGCATAAATCACCAGATCATTCAACCTATAAATTCATTAAAATTAATAATATCTGCATTGATTATGTTAAAGCGTGAAAATAGGCTAACTAATGAAAAATTAGAGAATATGCTTTTAAATGGTAAAAAGTCTATATCTTTATTAGCTGATACGACTGAAATTTTTAGAAATTTTTATAATACCAATGAAAATATAAGTGAGTTTAGTATTCGTCGTAGTGTAGAAAATCTTTTAACTCTTATGCATACTGAGCTTAGTTATGCAAATACTAGCGTAACGCTAAACGACACTAAAGATAAAAATGTAAGGCAAATGCAAAATATTATACAACAAATTTTGATTGTTTTGATACATAATGCCAAAGATGCGTTAGTGGAAAAATTTAAAGACGATATTAAGCAAAGGCATATATTTTTAAATATTAAATTTTTTAATGATCAATGTTTTATAGATGTGATTGAAAATGGCGTTGGAGTTGATAAAAACGTAAAAATATTTAGTGCTCCAAAAACGACAAAGAAATTTGGTAGCGGGCTTGGACTTTATTTTAGTAAAAAATTGGCAAATGAGAAGATAGGTGGTGATATTTTGCTTATAAATCCAAAAAATCCTACTATTTTTAGGCTCAAATTTAAAACAAATTTAAAGGATGTGGATGACTAA
- a CDS encoding aryl-sulfate sulfotransferase, translated as MKAKIFLSSFVATGVLISGLSTSALAIGGTSGAKTDYQVTGKLGGIYMDPYELTPLSAIILNGGYIIKEAKVTILPKQDGVTIRYKVGPQSLKTYGGIPVVGLYADYQNQVEVEYTKVFKGQDEKVKETYNITTPPFYQISAGSAGKVGNPFVSVEISKVDPEFKDRMYLVNNIRGKTAIRSGSYVWNSPVGGAAEWNYPSNAFVVDTKGEIRWYINSDNLLDYNNIYNTGIMMGFRQNSDGALSWGFGQRYVKYDFVGREIFNRRLPIGYQDFSHSMDNMQNGNYLLRVASSNYKRPDGKNVRTVRDVIIEVDHQGNVVDEWRLFDILDQYRSDVVKVLDQGAVCLNIDASQAGHTLSEEDLAKMDASDSFGDIAGTGAGRNWAHVNSVDYDPSDDSIIISSRHQNAVIKIGRDKKVKWILGGHKGWKGEFVSKLLQPVDSKGNKIICDDEYTKCPGYTDEANGGFDWTYTQHTAFRIDSKSKKGIVYLTVFDNGDSRGFEQPAIPDMKYSRAVVYKVDEKAKTVEQIWEYGKERGKEWYSPVTSLAEYQVDKNSIMVYSATAGMQFDFKAGKPLSAPKPEIDEFKWGATEPSVQMRFTGVGSTGYQAMPINFQKAFEK; from the coding sequence ATGAAAGCAAAAATATTTCTTTCGTCATTCGTAGCTACGGGTGTGTTAATAAGTGGTTTAAGCACATCAGCCTTAGCTATAGGGGGTACTAGCGGAGCAAAGACAGACTATCAAGTCACGGGTAAACTTGGTGGCATATATATGGATCCTTACGAGCTTACACCTTTAAGTGCGATTATCTTAAATGGTGGCTACATCATAAAAGAGGCAAAAGTAACCATATTACCAAAACAAGATGGCGTAACTATAAGATACAAAGTAGGTCCGCAAAGCCTAAAAACTTATGGTGGTATCCCAGTAGTAGGGCTTTATGCGGATTATCAAAATCAAGTAGAAGTTGAATATACAAAAGTTTTTAAAGGTCAAGATGAAAAGGTAAAAGAGACTTATAATATCACAACTCCGCCATTTTATCAAATAAGTGCAGGTTCGGCTGGTAAAGTCGGCAATCCTTTTGTAAGCGTTGAAATTTCAAAAGTAGATCCAGAATTTAAAGATAGGATGTATCTTGTAAATAACATACGTGGAAAAACTGCCATAAGAAGCGGAAGCTATGTATGGAACAGCCCAGTAGGCGGTGCAGCTGAATGGAACTATCCATCAAATGCCTTTGTAGTTGATACAAAAGGTGAGATTAGATGGTATATAAACTCAGACAATTTGCTTGATTATAACAATATTTATAATACTGGCATTATGATGGGGTTTAGGCAAAATTCAGATGGTGCTTTAAGCTGGGGGTTTGGGCAAAGATATGTTAAATATGACTTTGTAGGGCGTGAAATTTTTAACCGCAGACTTCCTATAGGCTACCAAGACTTCTCACATTCAATGGATAATATGCAAAATGGCAACTACCTTTTACGCGTAGCTAGTTCAAATTATAAACGTCCTGACGGAAAAAATGTCCGCACTGTACGCGATGTCATAATTGAAGTTGATCATCAGGGCAATGTCGTAGATGAGTGGAGATTATTTGACATACTAGATCAGTATCGTAGTGATGTAGTTAAAGTTCTAGATCAAGGTGCAGTTTGTCTAAATATAGACGCATCACAAGCAGGGCATACGCTAAGCGAGGAAGATCTAGCTAAAATGGATGCTAGTGATAGTTTTGGTGACATAGCAGGAACAGGGGCAGGTCGCAACTGGGCTCACGTAAATAGCGTTGATTATGATCCAAGCGATGATAGTATCATCATAAGCTCACGCCATCAAAATGCTGTTATCAAAATCGGACGCGATAAAAAAGTAAAGTGGATACTTGGCGGCCATAAAGGCTGGAAAGGTGAGTTTGTCTCTAAACTACTTCAACCAGTTGATAGCAAAGGCAATAAGATCATTTGTGATGACGAGTATACAAAATGTCCAGGCTATACAGATGAAGCTAATGGTGGATTTGACTGGACATACACACAACATACAGCATTTAGGATAGATAGCAAGTCTAAAAAGGGCATTGTTTATCTTACCGTCTTTGATAATGGTGATAGTCGTGGCTTTGAACAACCTGCGATACCAGATATGAAATACTCTCGTGCAGTTGTGTATAAAGTGGATGAAAAAGCTAAAACTGTTGAGCAAATTTGGGAATATGGCAAAGAGCGTGGCAAGGAGTGGTATAGTCCAGTAACATCACTAGCAGAGTATCAAGTCGATAAAAACTCAATTATGGTCTATTCAGCCACGGCTGGTATGCAGTTTGATTTTAAAGCTGGTAAACCACTAAGTGCTCCAAAGCCTGAAATAGATGAGTTTAAATGGGGAGCAACAGAGCCAAGTGTCCAGATGAGATTTACAGGCGTTGGTAGCACGGGCTATCAAGCAATGCCTATAAATTTTCAAAAGGCATTCGAAAAATAA
- a CDS encoding response regulator transcription factor: MTDDTLKILSKLSVLIVEDDDMALELLIGGLKPYCGAVYGANDGYSGLECFSKVSPDVVMTDIHMPDMNGFEMMKRILALKPHQKIIVFTSNDTDTNLLKSVEQGAALFLKKPIDIKELRSMIIALTYESDEQVIKISNEISIRLKNEKIYKNGDEIYLTFLQNKLFWLLAYNLNKLVTYEMIEEFVYENESVSKSAIHNAVMRLKKELGVKFKNVSESGYILISS, encoded by the coding sequence ATGACAGATGATACACTAAAAATTTTATCGAAATTATCCGTTTTGATAGTTGAAGATGATGATATGGCACTAGAGCTACTTATAGGTGGGCTTAAGCCTTACTGTGGTGCAGTATATGGTGCAAATGACGGCTACTCTGGGCTTGAGTGTTTTAGCAAGGTATCACCAGATGTCGTAATGACTGATATACATATGCCTGATATGAATGGCTTTGAGATGATGAAGCGTATCTTAGCACTTAAGCCACATCAAAAGATTATCGTATTTACCTCAAATGACACTGATACAAATTTATTAAAGAGTGTTGAGCAGGGTGCAGCACTATTTCTTAAAAAGCCTATTGATATAAAGGAGCTTCGTTCGATGATAATAGCACTCACATATGAGAGCGATGAACAGGTGATAAAGATAAGCAATGAGATAAGTATAAGATTAAAAAATGAGAAAATTTATAAAAATGGCGATGAGATTTATCTTACATTTTTGCAAAATAAGCTATTTTGGCTACTTGCGTATAACTTAAATAAGCTTGTTACCTATGAAATGATAGAAGAGTTCGTATACGAAAACGAATCGGTCAGTAAAAGTGCGATACACAACGCCGTTATGCGTCTAAAAAAAGAGCTTGGCGTGAAATTTAAAAATGTCTCTGAGTCCGGATATATACTGATCTCATCGTAA
- a CDS encoding sensor histidine kinase: MREQENIKFYTIIVILSVLMVMLGINVYQSAKTQIVDLSNKDKATISKNIVQSFSIWVDERINSLQRASKFIENGEMVGDDNEIKKFIKIFSQNAKEFDAVQLMYDDGKIFINGEYITSVKDDVTKRHNLIWYAETKDSGKPTINFMPRHSLLDEPTLNLCVPTYKGRSGQIVAVLCGIVKAKSIFDNIKNFKLPPNAYSFLITHSGEMLTPMSNEKLKNDIERSFKEMFLTGDPQGDLVLGTNFISLEEIPSLNWFIGAGADNEMEINELLNVVSKNAFVLFLAFIILVAVSNFLHSFMYNTMNKRKKEYEIILSHKARVGEIGELISGINHQFIQPVNSLKLMISSLQMLQNENKLDNDTLKSMLNSGSRSVALLSKTIDIFRNFYKTSENISEFGIRQSIINVLTLVHSELSYANVSVILKDFEDKKVNQIENIIQQILLILIHNAKDALVDKFEDISQREIIIDAKFDTKKCYILVSDFGYGLSYELSMRIFAEPKTTKKHGNGIGLYFGKKFANDNINGDVRLINRVNPTMFELSFDIDLKDKK; encoded by the coding sequence GTGAGAGAGCAAGAGAATATAAAATTTTATACAATCATCGTTATACTCAGTGTTTTGATGGTAATGCTTGGAATAAATGTCTATCAAAGTGCAAAAACACAGATTGTCGATCTCTCAAATAAAGATAAAGCAACTATCAGTAAAAATATCGTGCAAAGCTTCAGTATATGGGTAGATGAGCGGATAAACTCACTCCAAAGAGCATCTAAATTTATAGAAAATGGCGAGATGGTTGGCGATGATAATGAGATCAAAAAATTTATAAAGATATTTTCACAAAATGCAAAGGAATTTGATGCGGTTCAGTTGATGTATGATGATGGCAAAATTTTTATAAATGGTGAATACATCACGTCTGTAAAAGATGATGTAACAAAGCGACATAATCTTATATGGTATGCTGAGACCAAAGATAGCGGTAAGCCAACGATAAATTTTATGCCACGCCACAGTTTGCTAGATGAGCCTACACTAAATTTATGTGTGCCGACTTATAAAGGCAGAAGCGGCCAGATTGTGGCGGTGCTTTGCGGTATCGTAAAGGCAAAAAGTATATTTGATAATATAAAAAATTTTAAACTCCCGCCAAATGCATATTCGTTTTTGATAACGCATAGCGGTGAGATGTTGACTCCAATGAGTAATGAAAAGCTTAAAAATGATATAGAGCGATCGTTTAAAGAGATGTTTTTAACAGGTGATCCGCAAGGCGATCTAGTGCTTGGGACAAATTTTATCTCACTTGAAGAGATTCCATCGCTTAATTGGTTTATTGGTGCTGGAGCGGATAATGAGATGGAGATAAATGAGCTTTTAAACGTAGTTAGCAAAAATGCATTTGTATTATTTTTAGCATTTATCATACTTGTAGCGGTGTCAAATTTCTTACATAGCTTTATGTATAACACTATGAATAAACGTAAAAAAGAGTATGAAATAATACTGTCTCACAAAGCAAGAGTGGGCGAGATCGGAGAGCTAATAAGTGGTATAAATCATCAATTTATACAACCAGTAAATTCACTTAAGCTTATGATATCAAGTCTACAAATGCTACAAAATGAGAACAAGCTTGATAATGATACGCTAAAAAGTATGCTAAATAGTGGCTCAAGATCGGTTGCACTTTTAAGCAAAACGATAGATATATTTAGAAATTTTTACAAAACTAGTGAAAATATAAGTGAATTTGGCATTAGGCAAAGTATCATCAATGTCTTAACACTAGTGCATTCAGAGCTTTCATATGCAAATGTATCAGTTATACTTAAAGACTTCGAAGATAAAAAAGTAAATCAGATAGAAAATATAATACAACAAATTTTACTCATTCTAATACATAATGCAAAAGACGCACTAGTCGATAAATTCGAAGATATTTCACAACGTGAGATAATCATAGATGCTAAATTTGATACAAAAAAATGCTATATTTTAGTTAGTGATTTTGGTTATGGTTTGAGCTATGAGTTAAGTATGCGGATATTTGCCGAACCAAAAACGACAAAAAAACATGGTAATGGCATAGGGCTTTACTTTGGTAAAAAATTTGCTAATGATAATATAAATGGTGATGTGCGATTGATAAATCGTGTCAATCCAACCATGTTTGAGCTAAGTTTTGATATAGATTTAAAGGATAAAAAATGA